One stretch of Anguilla anguilla isolate fAngAng1 chromosome 5, fAngAng1.pri, whole genome shotgun sequence DNA includes these proteins:
- the LOC118228111 gene encoding cortexin domain-containing 1, whose translation MEEPTPDPAFVDVDQGLTLACIAFLCLLLVAMIIRCAKVIMDPYSAIPTSTWEEQHLDD comes from the coding sequence ATGGAGGAGCCGACGCCCGACCCTGCCTTCGTTGACGTGGACCAGGGATTAACTTTGGCATGCATCGCCTttctctgcctcctgctggtgGCCATGATCATCCGCTGTGCCAAGGTCATCATGGACCCCTACAGTGCTATCCCTACCTCCACCTGGGAGGAGCAGCACCTGGATGACTGA